In Penicillium oxalicum strain HP7-1 chromosome VII, whole genome shotgun sequence, one DNA window encodes the following:
- a CDS encoding Efflux pump himE: MASNKTQVYVPCTLQTCPLSMAVIPYQPNVAANVVFLVIFALALAAQIWMSTRYRTWTHLVGMVGGLVLEIVGYVGRILLHYDPFNFNNFVIYLVCLTVAPAFISAVIYICFYRVTMIYGHSLFGLKPRILAIIFICCDVICLILQAAGGAIASLSNGTSKEARAQGDMGINIMIAGLAFQVVSLLVFLSCAAYYLWAVHRKNPGLGASTVNRGLWRAFLASLAVAAIAIFVRSVYRVAELREGFQGKLAGDEVLFMILEGAMIVITTAALTVFHPGFCLGVPWKLKAVETSIPLMSQESNNRFK, from the exons ATGGCATCAAACAAGACCCAAGTGTACGTTCCCTGTACCCTTCAAACTTGCCCTTTATCAATGGCAGTCATTCCTTATCAGCCAAACGTGGCCGCCAATGTTGTCTTTTTGGTCATCTTTGCATTGGCGCTGGCGGCTCAAATATGGATGAGTACGAGATACCGAACATGGACCCATTTGGTCGGAATGGTAGGAGGTCTGGTTCTTGAGATAGTAGGCTATGTTGGTCGCATTCTGCTTCACTATGACCCATTCAACTTCAACAACTTTGTGAT ATATCTCGTCTGCTTAACTGTGGCCCCTGCGTTCATCAGCGCTGTGATCTACATTTGCTTCTACCGCGTCACCATGATATACGGGCATTCTCTCTTCGGGCTCAAGCCCCGTATCCTTGCAATTATTTTCATCTGCTGCGATGTCATCTGCCTGATTTTGCAAGCTGCCGGAGGCGCCATCGCATCATTGTCAAATGGCACAAGCAAGGAGGCTCGAGCCCAAGGAGACATGGGCATCAATATCATGATTGCTGGTCTCGCGTTCCAAGTTGTCTCACTCTTGGTCTTTCTCAGCTGCGCAGCTTATTATCTCTGGGCTGTGCATCGCAAGAATCCTGGACTTGGGGCATCTACGGTCAATCGCGGACTTTGGCGTGCATTCCTAGCAA GTCTCGCGGTTGCTGCAATCGCCATATTTGTTCGCTCAGTATATCGGGTTGCAGAGCTCCGAGAAGGGTTCCAGGGAAAATTGGCTGGTGATGAGGTGCTATTTATGATCCTTGAGGGTGCAATGATCGTAATCACGACTGCTGCTTTGACAGTCTTCCATCCGGGCTTTTGTCTTGGTGTTCCATGGAAATTGAAGGCTGTCGAGACATCGATTCCGCTAATGAGCCAGGAATCGAATAATCGATTCAAATGA